One part of the Saprospiraceae bacterium genome encodes these proteins:
- the atpF gene encoding F0F1 ATP synthase subunit B: MIYLADFSPIKPEFGLFFWTVLFFVLFWLLIGKYAFKPITESLKQRENDIQDAIDSAKKAREEVNNMKAENDRILAEAREDRAKILSEAKDTKNSIINEAKEKAKEEASKVINSAMADIENQKKLAMVEVKDQVSKLALEIAEKIIRKELQSNPEQQAFSKKMVDELNLN, translated from the coding sequence ATGATATATCTAGCAGATTTCAGTCCCATCAAACCTGAGTTTGGTTTGTTTTTCTGGACTGTTTTATTCTTCGTATTGTTTTGGTTGTTGATCGGTAAGTATGCATTCAAACCCATTACGGAATCACTCAAGCAAAGGGAAAATGATATCCAGGATGCGATCGACTCAGCCAAAAAAGCCCGCGAAGAAGTGAACAATATGAAAGCGGAGAATGACCGTATTCTCGCCGAAGCTCGAGAAGACCGCGCTAAAATCTTATCGGAAGCCAAAGACACCAAAAACAGCATCATCAACGAAGCCAAAGAGAAAGCCAAAGAAGAAGCTTCCAAAGTGATCAACAGTGCGATGGCGGATATCGAGAATCAGAAAAAACTCGCCATGGTAGAAGTAAAAGATCAGGTAAGCAAACTTGCTCTGGAAATTGCAGAGAAAATCATTCGCAAAGAATTACAAAGTAACCCGGAACAGCAAGCATTCTCCAAGAAAATGGTAGATGAACTAAATCTCAACTAA